One Brassica oleracea var. oleracea cultivar TO1000 chromosome C7, BOL, whole genome shotgun sequence genomic window carries:
- the LOC106305249 gene encoding eukaryotic translation initiation factor 5A-3-like translates to MTTGSSHDGASRRASKIGNRKRTLRLASEIVLNDHIDIKGKPCRVLEAYTKRSLRYFYTIDILTGYIVWSIVPTSTKFVIPDVSTDIYQLIGISYKNHSVTLLHLSSDYTRNDIFLPEDRQLRNLMVNGFNDDKIVYVAVVSSLGKDAVYRVQVDDKTDSAISHVVANNVGFKE, encoded by the exons ATGACAACGGGGTCCAGCCACGACGGAGCTTCCAGGAGGGCTAGTAAGATCGGAAATCGTAAACGCACCTTACGGCTGGCCAGTGAAATCGTTCTCAATGATCACATCGACATCAAGGGGAAACCCTGCAGG GTTCTTGAGGCCTACACGAAGAGAAGCCTTCGTTACTTTTACACCATAGATATATTAACTGGCTACATCGTGTGGAGCATTGTTCCCACTTCCACAAAATTTGTT ATTCCAGATGTGAGCACTGATATTTACCAGTTGATTGGTATCTCCTACAAGAATCATTCT GTTACGCTTCTACATCTTAGCAGTGACTACACTAGGAACGATATCTTTCTTCCCGAGGACAGGCAACTCAGGAACCTG ATGGTTAATGGATTCAACGATGATAAGATAGTTTACGTGGCTGTCGTGTCTTCACTGGGGAAGGATGCCGTCTATCGAGTCCAAGTCGACGACAAGACCGATTCAGCTATCAGTCATGTTGTGGCCAATAATGTTGGCTTCAAAGAATAA
- the LOC106301647 gene encoding prohibitin-4, mitochondrial: MGSQAAVSFLTNLAKAAFGLGVSATVLSSSLYTVDGGERAVLFDRFRGVLDQTVGEGTHFLIPILQRPHIFDIRTKPHTFSSVSGTKDLQMVHLTLRVLSRPEVSRLPTIFQTLGLEYDDKVLPSIGNEVLKAVVAQFNADQLLTERPQVSALVRDSLIKRARDFNIELDDVAITHLSYGMEFSRAVEAKQVAQQEAERSKFVVMKADQERRAAVIRAEGESEAAQLISDATAKAGMGLIELRRIEASREVAATLARSPNVAYLPGGQSMLFNLNAGR; the protein is encoded by the exons ATGGGAAGTCAAGCAGCGGTTTCGTTCCTCACGAATTTGGCGAAGGCGGCCTTCGGTCTCGGAGTGTCTGCGACGGTTCTGTCGTCGTCGCTCTACACGGTCGATGGTGGCGAGAGAGCGGTTCTCTTCGATCGGTTCCGAGGAGTGTTGGATCAGACCGTCGGTGAAGGGACTCACTTTCTGATACCCATTCTCCAGAGACCTCACATCTTCGACATCCGCACAAAGCCCCACACTTTCTCCTCTGTGTCCGGTACCAAGGATCTCCAGATGGTTCATCTCACCCTTCGTGTTCTCTCTCGCCCCGAG GTTTCGCGTCTCCCGACCATTTTCCAAACATTGGGTCTCGAGTATGACGACAAGGTTCTTCCTTCGATTGGAAACGAGGTCTTGAAGGCTGTGGTTGCTCAGTTCAATGCTGACCAGCTCCTCACCGAGCGTCCTCAAGTGTCAGCGCTCGTGCGTGACTCTCTTATTAAGAGGGCTAGGGACTTCAACATTGAGCTCGACGATGTTGCCATCACGCATTTGTCATACGGTATGGAGTTTTCGAGGGCAGTGGAGGCGAAGCAAGTGGCTCAGCAGGAAGCCGAGAGGTCCAAGTTTGTGGTGATGAAGGCTGATCAGGAGAGGAGAGCTGCGGTTATTAGAGCTGAAGGTGAGAGTGAAGCTGCTCAGCTGATATCTGACGCAACTGCTAAAGCAGGAATGGGACTGATCGAGCTCAGGAGGATTGAGGCTTCAAGGGAGGTTGCAGCTACACTGGCTAGGTCTCCGAACGTGGCTTACTTACCCGGTGGACAAAGCATGCTCTTTAACCTGAACGCTGGTCGTTGA
- the LOC106306156 gene encoding transcription factor GTE8 encodes MVESAAFPGGYYRNTFEAAPDESEGSGSSAQIDTEVTASENSSTPARKCVKLSPDDEDPYGVQRQVISLYNMSQSERKDLIHRLKLELEQTKIVLKNAELQRLNTPSVSSTSARMGCNSSQKPSSRVSNSKRPSDFAMGPGKNVRHQPGTAPSRGWNRGSSGKFESSSSKESIPSATNVILMKQCDTLLKKLWSHPHSWVFQAPVDVVKLNIPDYLTIIKHPMDLGTIKKNLASGVYSSPHEFAADVRLTFTNAMTYNPPGHDVHIMGDILSKLFEARWKAIEKKLPVTLPAITVEPRDEKRAAVFVPPAKKRKMASSPVRESVPEPVKALVMTAEERHRLGRQLESLLEELPAQIIDFLKKHSSNGGEIAEDEIEIDIDVLSDEVLFSLKKLLDEHIRDKEAKQSNVEPIEIELLNGSGPSNSLLQRGNDMADEYVGGNEPPISRSSSDSESGSSEDQSADAKPMIQEGASKIPETTNSEAQRDEDVRIDDGSESNGAPEQMDLSTQQKPSSDETDGQPDGNTLENPVSSEKKYRAALLKNKFADIILKAREKTLPQNSSKGDPEKLRKEREELELKKKKERARLQAEAEAAENARRQAEAEAAAEAAAESKRQREVEREAARQALLKMEKTVEINENSRFLEDLEMLRSSVPEQLLSSVDEISPERTLDALGSFNLGGMNPLEQLGLYMKQDDDEDEPEAPPAVPKLATDVEEGEID; translated from the exons ATGGTTGAGAGTGCTGCGTTCCCAGGAGGGTATTACCGGAACACTTTCGAGGCAGCGCCTGATGAATCAGAGGGCTCTGGAAGCTCTGCGCAGATTGATACCGAGGTTACTGCTTCTGAGAATTCAAGCACCCCTGCACGAAAGTGTGTTAAGTTGAGTCCCGATGATGAAGATCCTTACGGTGTCCAGAGACAAGTCATTTCTCTGTATAACATGTCGCAATCCGAGAGGAAAGACTTGATTCATCGGCTTAAACTGGAGCTAGAGCAGACTAAGATAGTTCTTAAGAACGCTGAGTTGCAGAGGTTGAACACACCCTCTGTGTCGTCTACTAGTGCGAGGATGGGTTGCAACTCTTCTCAGAAGCCATCATCTCGTGTCAGCAACTCGAAGAGGCCATCTGATTTTGCGATGGGACCGGGAAAGAATGTTAGGCATCAGCCTGGGACGGCTCCTTCTCGTGGATGGAACCGTGGCTCCTCGGGGAAGTTTGAGTCTTCTTCCTCGAAAGAGTCTATTCCCAGCGCTACTAACGTGATACTGATGAAGCAATGCGACACGTTGCTGAAAAAGCTTTGGTCCCATCCGCATTCTTGGGTTTTTCAGGCGCCGGTTGATGTGGTGAAGCTTAACATACCGGACTATCTCACTATCATCAAGCATCCCATGGACTTAGGGACGATAAAGAAGAACTTAGCGTCTGGTGTATACTCAAGCCCACATGAGTTTGCTGCTGATGTGAGGCTTACATTTACAAACGCGATGACGTATAACCCTCCAGGGCATGATGTTCACATTATGGGGGATATCCTAAGTAAACTGTTTGAAGCGCGGTGGAAAGCTATCGAAAAGAAACTACCAGTGACTCTGCCTGCGATCACAGTGGAGCCTCGTGACGAGAAGAGAGCTGCTGTATTTGTTCCTCCGGCCAAGAAGAGAAAGATGGCTTCTTCACCTGTTAGAGAGAGTGTTCCTGAGCCAGTGAAGGCACTTGTGATGACAGCAGAGGAGAGGCATAGATTGGGGAGACAACTCGAGTCACTACTGGAGGAACTTCCTGCGCAGATCATTGACTTCTTGAAGAAACACAGTTCAAATGGAGGAGAAATTGCGGAAGATGAGATCGAGATAGACATCGATGTTCTCAGTGATGAAGTGCTGTTCAGTCTTAAAAAGCTTCTGGATGAACATATCCGAGATAAAGAAGCGAAGCAGTCGAATGTTGAACCAATCGAAATAGAG CTTCTCAATGGATCAGGACCGAGCAACTCGTTGCTGCAACGAG GAAATGATATGGCTGATGAGTACGTCGGTGGAAACGAACCTCCTATCTCCAGGAGCTCCAGTG ATTCTGAGTCTGGGAGCTCTGAAGATCAATCTGCTGACGCTAAACCCATGATCCAAGAGGGTGCTTCCAAG ATACCTGAAACTACAAATTCCGAGGCTCAAAGAGATGAAGATGTGAGGATTGATGATGGAAGTG AATCTAATGGTGCTCCGGAGCAAATGGATCTTTCAACTCAGCAAAAGCCTAGTTCTGATGAAACAGATGGTCAGCCTGATG GAAATACACTGGAGAATCCGGTTTCATCTGAGAAAAAATATAGAGCTGCGCTGTTGAAGAACAAGTTTGCAGATATCATTCTAAAAGCACGCGAGAAAACACTTCCACAG AATAGTAGTAAGGGCGACCCGGAAAAGCTTCGCAAGGAAAGAGAAGAACTCGAACTGAAGAAGAAGAAAG AGAGAGCACGGCTACAAGCTGAGGCAGAGGCAGCTGAAAATGCTCGTCGCCAAGCCGAAGCAGAGGCCGCTGCAGAAGCCGCTGCTGAGTCTAAGCGGCAGAGAGAAGTTGAAAGAGAAGCCGCTCGCCAAGCTTTATTGAAG ATGGAGAAAACTGTAGAGATCAACGAGAACTCGCGGTTCCTGGAGGACCTAGAGATGCTGAGATCAAGTGTGCCGGAGCAACTGCTTAGCTCAGTAGATGAAATCAGCCCCGAGAGAACTTTAGACGCCCTTGGAAGCTTCAACCTCGGAGGAATGAACCCTCTTGAGCAACTCGGACTGTATATGAAACAAGATGATGATGAAGATGAGCCCGAGGCCCCTCCTGCTGTTCCAAAACTAGCCACAGACGTGGAAGAAGGTGAAATCGATTGA